The following are encoded together in the Perca fluviatilis chromosome 23, GENO_Pfluv_1.0, whole genome shotgun sequence genome:
- the LOC120553474 gene encoding zinc finger protein 502-like isoform X1, producing the protein MDACFEQELCEEVRRYPQLYDSSKYRGHRTTSNAWQQIAQTLGRSELTCRQKWKCLRDRYVKAKKKLKGASGKAGRSATAYIISMLDWLSGFINRRATEATRTVSCSRPEEPMQCAPPIKARSSPSNAESMSESEERNPTKKVHYLTNPHLPLSSVRLLVPPLRLMSACMWQVAQERNVDQYDKLAEFIMLVTEMVPELLDYKQKTQLILGLRARLILELLKMMDEVDCKAIQDHLNSFQQTNLMHEEDPDGEVETSKSAFVELVQTLLEDQSKKKKFFKEVFPVQYGACFDKTLQILGWEFFHRLEEFLPVPRFSQVCSMFDISSLDEEFEQFLSDPEDLKRILQHQQERQKLTKIEFTFMSDTILSTLASKQTSPTSEDQDQIMDQGEGKQGTGKSQGRNREKSVQMTVKQENSWRAEDICEDDEETDNSSIEPDCGLPEYGLSPLTSSPRSEAAEPGDGETAVEATTQTPRCSVDKVKERLDLRRNKKPSEESRIQFLTGGRADVSLPFSEDSVRANENTLECGKTLASPSTLKQHPLVHTSARHKCTQCNKTYKWRYHLEDHLFTHSKSTVCSLCEKRFSSQSLLKAHLRRHSGERPFACSYCDKRFLTKSVLKYHVRIHTGERPYACTFCGKRFSSQTLLKIHLRRHSGERPFACSYCDKRFLTWSVLKSHVRIHTGERPYACTFCDKRFTQPYMLTVHIRIHKKEKPYLCSTCGMSFRSSGALLVHTRTHTGERPSQCDICGKGFATAIQLTNHRRYHTGERPYSCSQCDKSFHCQSGLKRHTRTHTGDKPYQCLTCHKTFSQKSNMRIHLKVHKNI; encoded by the exons ATGGATGCTTGTTTTGAACAGGAGTTGTGCGAGGAGGTCCGCCGTTACCCACAGTTATATGATTCGTCCAAGTACAGAGGCCACCGAACGACGTCGAACGCCTGGCAACAAATCGCTCAAACGCTTGGGAGAAGTGAACTAACCTGCCGTCAAAAGTGGAAATGTCTGCGAGACAGATACGTAAAGGCCAAGAAAAAGCTAAAAGGCGCGAGCGGCAAAGCAGGCAGAAGTGCCACTGCCTACATTATTTCCATGTTAGATTGGCTCTCTGGCTTCATCAATCGTCGTGCCACAGAGGCGACGCGGACCGTCAGTTGTAGTAGGCCAGAAGAACCTATGCAATGCGCGCCGCCGATAAAAGCGCGCAGCTCTCCGTCGAACGcggaaagtatgtcagagtcTGAAGAAAGAAATCCAACTAAAAAAGTACACTATTTGACAA ATCCTCATCTCCCTCTGTCATCCGTGCGCCTCCTGGTTCCTCCTCTGAGGTTGATGTCAGCCTGTATGTGGCAGGTGGCCCAGGAGCGGAATGTAGACCAGTATGACAAACTGGCCGAATTCATCATGTTGGTGACGGAGATGGTCCCAGAGCTTCTGGACTACAAACAGAAGACTCAGCTGATCCTGGGACTGAGAGCTCGG ctCATCCTTGAGTTATTAAAGATGATGGATGAGGTTGACTGTAAAGCTATCCAGGATCATCTTAACAGTTTCCAACAGACAAACCTCATGCATGAAGAG GACCCAGATGGAGAGGTGGAGACTTCAAAGTCAGCATTTGTGGAGCTGGTTCAAACATTACTTGAAGaccaatctaaaaaaaaaaaatttttcaaG GAGGTCTTCCCAGTACAGTATGGAGCTTGTTTTGATAAAACGCTGCAGATTCTGGGGTGGGAGTTCTTCCACCGACTGGAAGAGTTCCTCCCAGTTCCACGTTTTTCACAG GTGTGCTCCATGTTTGACATTTCTTCCCTTGACGAGGAGTTTGAGCAGTTTCTCTCCGACCCTGAGGATCTGAAGAGGATTTTGCAGCACCAACAGGAGCGACAAAAGTTGACTAAAA TTGAATTCACCTTCATGTCAGACACCATCCTCTCCACGCTCGCCTCTAAACAGACTTCACCGACATCTGAAGATCAGGATCAAATAATGGATCAGGGAGAGGGCAAACAAGGCACTGGGAAATCACAGGGAAGAAATCGAGAGAAGTCAGTACAGATGACGGTGAAGCAAGAAAACAGCTGGAGAGCAGAAGATATTTGTGAGGATGATGAAGAGACTGACAACAGTTCCATTGAACCAGACTGTGGGCTGCCTGAGTACGGACTGTCACCCCTCACTTCTTCTCCACGTTCAGAAGCTGCAGAGCCAGGTGATGGTG AGACAGCTGTTGAAGCCACCACCCAGACACCCAGATGTTCAGTGGATAAAGTGAAGGAACGTCTGGATCTGAGGAGAAACAAGAAGCCATCAGAAGAGAGCAGGATCCAGTTCTTGACAGGAGGCAGAGCCGATGTCTCTCTTCCGTTCAGCGAGGACTCCGTAAGAGCCAATGAAAACACACTGGAGTGTGGCAAGACTCTTGCATCTCCTTCCACCTTGAAACAACATCCCCTTGTTCACACTTCTGCACGACATAAGTGCACTCAGTGTAACAAGACATACAAATGGCGCTATCACCTGGAAGACCATTTATTTACTCACTCTAAATCGACAGTTTGCAGCCTTTGTGAGAAGAGATTTAGTTCTCAATCTTTACTAAAAGCTCATCTGCGTCGTCACAGCGGAGAGAGGCCATTTGCCTGCTCGTACTGCGACAAGCGGTTCTTGACAAAGTCAGTTTTGAAGTACCATGTGCGCATTCACACCGGTGAGCGGCCGTATGCCTGTACTTTTTGTGGCAAGAGATTTAGTTCTCAAACTTTACTTAAAATTCATTTGCGTCGTCACAGTGGAGAGAGGCCATTTGCCTGCTCGTACTGCGACAAGCGGTTCTTGACATGGTCAGTTTTGAAGTCCCATGTGCGCATTCACACCGGTGAGCGGCCGTATGCCTGTACTTTTTGTGACAAGAGATTCACACAGCCATATATGCTCACTGTGCACATCAGGATTCATAAGAAAGAGAAGCCGTATCTGTGCAGCACATGTGGTATGTCTTTTCGTAGCTCTGGGGCCTTGCTGgtccacacacgcacgcacacagggGAGCGGCCTAGTCAGTGTGACATCTGTGGAAAAGGTTTTGCCACAGCCATACAGTTGACAAACCATCGGCGATACCACACAGGAGAGAGGCCGTATTCTTGCTCACAATGTGACAAATCGTTCCACTGTCAATCAGGACTGAAGAGACACACgaggacacacacaggagatAAACCTTACCAGTGTTTAACATGTCACAAGACTTTTTCTCAAAAATCCAACATGAGGATACACCTCAAGGTCCATAAGAACATCTAG
- the LOC120553474 gene encoding zinc finger protein 37-like isoform X2, with protein MDACFEQELCEEVRRYPQLYDSSKYRGHRTTSNAWQQIAQTLGRSELTCRQKWKCLRDRYVKAKKKLKGASGKAGRSATAYIISMLDWLSGFINRRATEATRTVSCSRPEEPMQCAPPIKARSSPSNAESMSESEERNPTKKVHYLTNPHLPLSSVRLLVPPLRLMSACMWQVAQERNVDQYDKLAEFIMLVTEMVPELLDYKQKTQLILGLRARLILELLKMMDEVDCKAIQDHLNSFQQTNLMHEEDPDGEVETSKSAFVELVQTLLEDQSKKKKFFKEVFPVQYGACFDKTLQILGWEFFHRLEEFLPVPRFSQVCSMFDISSLDEEFEQFLSDPEDLKRILQHQQERQKLTKIEFTFMSDTILSTLASKQTSPTSEDQDQIMDQGEGKQGTGKSQGRNREKSVQMTVKQENSWRAEDICEDDEETDNSSIEPDCGLPEYGLSPLTSSPRSEAAEPETAVEATTQTPRCSVDKVKERLDLRRNKKPSEESRIQFLTGGRADVSLPFSEDSVRANENTLECGKTLASPSTLKQHPLVHTSARHKCTQCNKTYKWRYHLEDHLFTHSKSTVCSLCEKRFSSQSLLKAHLRRHSGERPFACSYCDKRFLTKSVLKYHVRIHTGERPYACTFCGKRFSSQTLLKIHLRRHSGERPFACSYCDKRFLTWSVLKSHVRIHTGERPYACTFCDKRFTQPYMLTVHIRIHKKEKPYLCSTCGMSFRSSGALLVHTRTHTGERPSQCDICGKGFATAIQLTNHRRYHTGERPYSCSQCDKSFHCQSGLKRHTRTHTGDKPYQCLTCHKTFSQKSNMRIHLKVHKNI; from the exons ATGGATGCTTGTTTTGAACAGGAGTTGTGCGAGGAGGTCCGCCGTTACCCACAGTTATATGATTCGTCCAAGTACAGAGGCCACCGAACGACGTCGAACGCCTGGCAACAAATCGCTCAAACGCTTGGGAGAAGTGAACTAACCTGCCGTCAAAAGTGGAAATGTCTGCGAGACAGATACGTAAAGGCCAAGAAAAAGCTAAAAGGCGCGAGCGGCAAAGCAGGCAGAAGTGCCACTGCCTACATTATTTCCATGTTAGATTGGCTCTCTGGCTTCATCAATCGTCGTGCCACAGAGGCGACGCGGACCGTCAGTTGTAGTAGGCCAGAAGAACCTATGCAATGCGCGCCGCCGATAAAAGCGCGCAGCTCTCCGTCGAACGcggaaagtatgtcagagtcTGAAGAAAGAAATCCAACTAAAAAAGTACACTATTTGACAA ATCCTCATCTCCCTCTGTCATCCGTGCGCCTCCTGGTTCCTCCTCTGAGGTTGATGTCAGCCTGTATGTGGCAGGTGGCCCAGGAGCGGAATGTAGACCAGTATGACAAACTGGCCGAATTCATCATGTTGGTGACGGAGATGGTCCCAGAGCTTCTGGACTACAAACAGAAGACTCAGCTGATCCTGGGACTGAGAGCTCGG ctCATCCTTGAGTTATTAAAGATGATGGATGAGGTTGACTGTAAAGCTATCCAGGATCATCTTAACAGTTTCCAACAGACAAACCTCATGCATGAAGAG GACCCAGATGGAGAGGTGGAGACTTCAAAGTCAGCATTTGTGGAGCTGGTTCAAACATTACTTGAAGaccaatctaaaaaaaaaaaatttttcaaG GAGGTCTTCCCAGTACAGTATGGAGCTTGTTTTGATAAAACGCTGCAGATTCTGGGGTGGGAGTTCTTCCACCGACTGGAAGAGTTCCTCCCAGTTCCACGTTTTTCACAG GTGTGCTCCATGTTTGACATTTCTTCCCTTGACGAGGAGTTTGAGCAGTTTCTCTCCGACCCTGAGGATCTGAAGAGGATTTTGCAGCACCAACAGGAGCGACAAAAGTTGACTAAAA TTGAATTCACCTTCATGTCAGACACCATCCTCTCCACGCTCGCCTCTAAACAGACTTCACCGACATCTGAAGATCAGGATCAAATAATGGATCAGGGAGAGGGCAAACAAGGCACTGGGAAATCACAGGGAAGAAATCGAGAGAAGTCAGTACAGATGACGGTGAAGCAAGAAAACAGCTGGAGAGCAGAAGATATTTGTGAGGATGATGAAGAGACTGACAACAGTTCCATTGAACCAGACTGTGGGCTGCCTGAGTACGGACTGTCACCCCTCACTTCTTCTCCACGTTCAGAAGCTGCAGAGCCAG AGACAGCTGTTGAAGCCACCACCCAGACACCCAGATGTTCAGTGGATAAAGTGAAGGAACGTCTGGATCTGAGGAGAAACAAGAAGCCATCAGAAGAGAGCAGGATCCAGTTCTTGACAGGAGGCAGAGCCGATGTCTCTCTTCCGTTCAGCGAGGACTCCGTAAGAGCCAATGAAAACACACTGGAGTGTGGCAAGACTCTTGCATCTCCTTCCACCTTGAAACAACATCCCCTTGTTCACACTTCTGCACGACATAAGTGCACTCAGTGTAACAAGACATACAAATGGCGCTATCACCTGGAAGACCATTTATTTACTCACTCTAAATCGACAGTTTGCAGCCTTTGTGAGAAGAGATTTAGTTCTCAATCTTTACTAAAAGCTCATCTGCGTCGTCACAGCGGAGAGAGGCCATTTGCCTGCTCGTACTGCGACAAGCGGTTCTTGACAAAGTCAGTTTTGAAGTACCATGTGCGCATTCACACCGGTGAGCGGCCGTATGCCTGTACTTTTTGTGGCAAGAGATTTAGTTCTCAAACTTTACTTAAAATTCATTTGCGTCGTCACAGTGGAGAGAGGCCATTTGCCTGCTCGTACTGCGACAAGCGGTTCTTGACATGGTCAGTTTTGAAGTCCCATGTGCGCATTCACACCGGTGAGCGGCCGTATGCCTGTACTTTTTGTGACAAGAGATTCACACAGCCATATATGCTCACTGTGCACATCAGGATTCATAAGAAAGAGAAGCCGTATCTGTGCAGCACATGTGGTATGTCTTTTCGTAGCTCTGGGGCCTTGCTGgtccacacacgcacgcacacagggGAGCGGCCTAGTCAGTGTGACATCTGTGGAAAAGGTTTTGCCACAGCCATACAGTTGACAAACCATCGGCGATACCACACAGGAGAGAGGCCGTATTCTTGCTCACAATGTGACAAATCGTTCCACTGTCAATCAGGACTGAAGAGACACACgaggacacacacaggagatAAACCTTACCAGTGTTTAACATGTCACAAGACTTTTTCTCAAAAATCCAACATGAGGATACACCTCAAGGTCCATAAGAACATCTAG
- the LOC120553474 gene encoding zinc finger protein 557-like isoform X4 codes for MSACMWQVAQERNVDQYDKLAEFIMLVTEMVPELLDYKQKTQLILGLRARLILELLKMMDEVDCKAIQDHLNSFQQTNLMHEEDPDGEVETSKSAFVELVQTLLEDQSKKKKFFKEVFPVQYGACFDKTLQILGWEFFHRLEEFLPVPRFSQVCSMFDISSLDEEFEQFLSDPEDLKRILQHQQERQKLTKIEFTFMSDTILSTLASKQTSPTSEDQDQIMDQGEGKQGTGKSQGRNREKSVQMTVKQENSWRAEDICEDDEETDNSSIEPDCGLPEYGLSPLTSSPRSEAAEPGDGETAVEATTQTPRCSVDKVKERLDLRRNKKPSEESRIQFLTGGRADVSLPFSEDSVRANENTLECGKTLASPSTLKQHPLVHTSARHKCTQCNKTYKWRYHLEDHLFTHSKSTVCSLCEKRFSSQSLLKAHLRRHSGERPFACSYCDKRFLTKSVLKYHVRIHTGERPYACTFCGKRFSSQTLLKIHLRRHSGERPFACSYCDKRFLTWSVLKSHVRIHTGERPYACTFCDKRFTQPYMLTVHIRIHKKEKPYLCSTCGMSFRSSGALLVHTRTHTGERPSQCDICGKGFATAIQLTNHRRYHTGERPYSCSQCDKSFHCQSGLKRHTRTHTGDKPYQCLTCHKTFSQKSNMRIHLKVHKNI; via the exons ATGTCAGCCTGTATGTGGCAGGTGGCCCAGGAGCGGAATGTAGACCAGTATGACAAACTGGCCGAATTCATCATGTTGGTGACGGAGATGGTCCCAGAGCTTCTGGACTACAAACAGAAGACTCAGCTGATCCTGGGACTGAGAGCTCGG ctCATCCTTGAGTTATTAAAGATGATGGATGAGGTTGACTGTAAAGCTATCCAGGATCATCTTAACAGTTTCCAACAGACAAACCTCATGCATGAAGAG GACCCAGATGGAGAGGTGGAGACTTCAAAGTCAGCATTTGTGGAGCTGGTTCAAACATTACTTGAAGaccaatctaaaaaaaaaaaatttttcaaG GAGGTCTTCCCAGTACAGTATGGAGCTTGTTTTGATAAAACGCTGCAGATTCTGGGGTGGGAGTTCTTCCACCGACTGGAAGAGTTCCTCCCAGTTCCACGTTTTTCACAG GTGTGCTCCATGTTTGACATTTCTTCCCTTGACGAGGAGTTTGAGCAGTTTCTCTCCGACCCTGAGGATCTGAAGAGGATTTTGCAGCACCAACAGGAGCGACAAAAGTTGACTAAAA TTGAATTCACCTTCATGTCAGACACCATCCTCTCCACGCTCGCCTCTAAACAGACTTCACCGACATCTGAAGATCAGGATCAAATAATGGATCAGGGAGAGGGCAAACAAGGCACTGGGAAATCACAGGGAAGAAATCGAGAGAAGTCAGTACAGATGACGGTGAAGCAAGAAAACAGCTGGAGAGCAGAAGATATTTGTGAGGATGATGAAGAGACTGACAACAGTTCCATTGAACCAGACTGTGGGCTGCCTGAGTACGGACTGTCACCCCTCACTTCTTCTCCACGTTCAGAAGCTGCAGAGCCAGGTGATGGTG AGACAGCTGTTGAAGCCACCACCCAGACACCCAGATGTTCAGTGGATAAAGTGAAGGAACGTCTGGATCTGAGGAGAAACAAGAAGCCATCAGAAGAGAGCAGGATCCAGTTCTTGACAGGAGGCAGAGCCGATGTCTCTCTTCCGTTCAGCGAGGACTCCGTAAGAGCCAATGAAAACACACTGGAGTGTGGCAAGACTCTTGCATCTCCTTCCACCTTGAAACAACATCCCCTTGTTCACACTTCTGCACGACATAAGTGCACTCAGTGTAACAAGACATACAAATGGCGCTATCACCTGGAAGACCATTTATTTACTCACTCTAAATCGACAGTTTGCAGCCTTTGTGAGAAGAGATTTAGTTCTCAATCTTTACTAAAAGCTCATCTGCGTCGTCACAGCGGAGAGAGGCCATTTGCCTGCTCGTACTGCGACAAGCGGTTCTTGACAAAGTCAGTTTTGAAGTACCATGTGCGCATTCACACCGGTGAGCGGCCGTATGCCTGTACTTTTTGTGGCAAGAGATTTAGTTCTCAAACTTTACTTAAAATTCATTTGCGTCGTCACAGTGGAGAGAGGCCATTTGCCTGCTCGTACTGCGACAAGCGGTTCTTGACATGGTCAGTTTTGAAGTCCCATGTGCGCATTCACACCGGTGAGCGGCCGTATGCCTGTACTTTTTGTGACAAGAGATTCACACAGCCATATATGCTCACTGTGCACATCAGGATTCATAAGAAAGAGAAGCCGTATCTGTGCAGCACATGTGGTATGTCTTTTCGTAGCTCTGGGGCCTTGCTGgtccacacacgcacgcacacagggGAGCGGCCTAGTCAGTGTGACATCTGTGGAAAAGGTTTTGCCACAGCCATACAGTTGACAAACCATCGGCGATACCACACAGGAGAGAGGCCGTATTCTTGCTCACAATGTGACAAATCGTTCCACTGTCAATCAGGACTGAAGAGACACACgaggacacacacaggagatAAACCTTACCAGTGTTTAACATGTCACAAGACTTTTTCTCAAAAATCCAACATGAGGATACACCTCAAGGTCCATAAGAACATCTAG
- the LOC120553474 gene encoding zinc finger protein 502-like isoform X3, whose translation MDACFEQELCEEVRRYPQLYDSSKYRGHRTTSNAWQQIAQTLGRSELTCRQKWKCLRDRYVKAKKKLKGASGKAGRSATAYIISMLDWLSGFINRRATEATRTVSCSRPEEPMQCAPPIKARSSPSNAENPHLPLSSVRLLVPPLRLMSACMWQVAQERNVDQYDKLAEFIMLVTEMVPELLDYKQKTQLILGLRARLILELLKMMDEVDCKAIQDHLNSFQQTNLMHEEDPDGEVETSKSAFVELVQTLLEDQSKKKKFFKEVFPVQYGACFDKTLQILGWEFFHRLEEFLPVPRFSQVCSMFDISSLDEEFEQFLSDPEDLKRILQHQQERQKLTKIEFTFMSDTILSTLASKQTSPTSEDQDQIMDQGEGKQGTGKSQGRNREKSVQMTVKQENSWRAEDICEDDEETDNSSIEPDCGLPEYGLSPLTSSPRSEAAEPGDGETAVEATTQTPRCSVDKVKERLDLRRNKKPSEESRIQFLTGGRADVSLPFSEDSVRANENTLECGKTLASPSTLKQHPLVHTSARHKCTQCNKTYKWRYHLEDHLFTHSKSTVCSLCEKRFSSQSLLKAHLRRHSGERPFACSYCDKRFLTKSVLKYHVRIHTGERPYACTFCGKRFSSQTLLKIHLRRHSGERPFACSYCDKRFLTWSVLKSHVRIHTGERPYACTFCDKRFTQPYMLTVHIRIHKKEKPYLCSTCGMSFRSSGALLVHTRTHTGERPSQCDICGKGFATAIQLTNHRRYHTGERPYSCSQCDKSFHCQSGLKRHTRTHTGDKPYQCLTCHKTFSQKSNMRIHLKVHKNI comes from the exons ATGGATGCTTGTTTTGAACAGGAGTTGTGCGAGGAGGTCCGCCGTTACCCACAGTTATATGATTCGTCCAAGTACAGAGGCCACCGAACGACGTCGAACGCCTGGCAACAAATCGCTCAAACGCTTGGGAGAAGTGAACTAACCTGCCGTCAAAAGTGGAAATGTCTGCGAGACAGATACGTAAAGGCCAAGAAAAAGCTAAAAGGCGCGAGCGGCAAAGCAGGCAGAAGTGCCACTGCCTACATTATTTCCATGTTAGATTGGCTCTCTGGCTTCATCAATCGTCGTGCCACAGAGGCGACGCGGACCGTCAGTTGTAGTAGGCCAGAAGAACCTATGCAATGCGCGCCGCCGATAAAAGCGCGCAGCTCTCCGTCGAACGcggaaa ATCCTCATCTCCCTCTGTCATCCGTGCGCCTCCTGGTTCCTCCTCTGAGGTTGATGTCAGCCTGTATGTGGCAGGTGGCCCAGGAGCGGAATGTAGACCAGTATGACAAACTGGCCGAATTCATCATGTTGGTGACGGAGATGGTCCCAGAGCTTCTGGACTACAAACAGAAGACTCAGCTGATCCTGGGACTGAGAGCTCGG ctCATCCTTGAGTTATTAAAGATGATGGATGAGGTTGACTGTAAAGCTATCCAGGATCATCTTAACAGTTTCCAACAGACAAACCTCATGCATGAAGAG GACCCAGATGGAGAGGTGGAGACTTCAAAGTCAGCATTTGTGGAGCTGGTTCAAACATTACTTGAAGaccaatctaaaaaaaaaaaatttttcaaG GAGGTCTTCCCAGTACAGTATGGAGCTTGTTTTGATAAAACGCTGCAGATTCTGGGGTGGGAGTTCTTCCACCGACTGGAAGAGTTCCTCCCAGTTCCACGTTTTTCACAG GTGTGCTCCATGTTTGACATTTCTTCCCTTGACGAGGAGTTTGAGCAGTTTCTCTCCGACCCTGAGGATCTGAAGAGGATTTTGCAGCACCAACAGGAGCGACAAAAGTTGACTAAAA TTGAATTCACCTTCATGTCAGACACCATCCTCTCCACGCTCGCCTCTAAACAGACTTCACCGACATCTGAAGATCAGGATCAAATAATGGATCAGGGAGAGGGCAAACAAGGCACTGGGAAATCACAGGGAAGAAATCGAGAGAAGTCAGTACAGATGACGGTGAAGCAAGAAAACAGCTGGAGAGCAGAAGATATTTGTGAGGATGATGAAGAGACTGACAACAGTTCCATTGAACCAGACTGTGGGCTGCCTGAGTACGGACTGTCACCCCTCACTTCTTCTCCACGTTCAGAAGCTGCAGAGCCAGGTGATGGTG AGACAGCTGTTGAAGCCACCACCCAGACACCCAGATGTTCAGTGGATAAAGTGAAGGAACGTCTGGATCTGAGGAGAAACAAGAAGCCATCAGAAGAGAGCAGGATCCAGTTCTTGACAGGAGGCAGAGCCGATGTCTCTCTTCCGTTCAGCGAGGACTCCGTAAGAGCCAATGAAAACACACTGGAGTGTGGCAAGACTCTTGCATCTCCTTCCACCTTGAAACAACATCCCCTTGTTCACACTTCTGCACGACATAAGTGCACTCAGTGTAACAAGACATACAAATGGCGCTATCACCTGGAAGACCATTTATTTACTCACTCTAAATCGACAGTTTGCAGCCTTTGTGAGAAGAGATTTAGTTCTCAATCTTTACTAAAAGCTCATCTGCGTCGTCACAGCGGAGAGAGGCCATTTGCCTGCTCGTACTGCGACAAGCGGTTCTTGACAAAGTCAGTTTTGAAGTACCATGTGCGCATTCACACCGGTGAGCGGCCGTATGCCTGTACTTTTTGTGGCAAGAGATTTAGTTCTCAAACTTTACTTAAAATTCATTTGCGTCGTCACAGTGGAGAGAGGCCATTTGCCTGCTCGTACTGCGACAAGCGGTTCTTGACATGGTCAGTTTTGAAGTCCCATGTGCGCATTCACACCGGTGAGCGGCCGTATGCCTGTACTTTTTGTGACAAGAGATTCACACAGCCATATATGCTCACTGTGCACATCAGGATTCATAAGAAAGAGAAGCCGTATCTGTGCAGCACATGTGGTATGTCTTTTCGTAGCTCTGGGGCCTTGCTGgtccacacacgcacgcacacagggGAGCGGCCTAGTCAGTGTGACATCTGTGGAAAAGGTTTTGCCACAGCCATACAGTTGACAAACCATCGGCGATACCACACAGGAGAGAGGCCGTATTCTTGCTCACAATGTGACAAATCGTTCCACTGTCAATCAGGACTGAAGAGACACACgaggacacacacaggagatAAACCTTACCAGTGTTTAACATGTCACAAGACTTTTTCTCAAAAATCCAACATGAGGATACACCTCAAGGTCCATAAGAACATCTAG